Proteins encoded by one window of Arachis ipaensis cultivar K30076 chromosome B04, Araip1.1, whole genome shotgun sequence:
- the LOC107636816 gene encoding uncharacterized protein LOC107636816 produces MCKASIDLARISFEFAVQPPSIILLLGLRFHPIRLRFASLSLFVHLRSTWPRAFSHRCCSYRNTTPPSLAPPPFLHVDAQDHRRRLGLWLLSQVEPSEIFLKSISNEVTSVEVIYPSSLNAQLVRRRLGHIALRGTIIHRKYLYATVSLIPFSSTLMVLPLPNIAFFWISFRAYSHWRALQEESPRWWLVSC; encoded by the exons ATGTGTAAAGCATCTATAGATCTAGCGAGAATCTCCTTTGAATTTGCAG TTCAA CCACCATCCATCATCTTACTCCTTGGACTTCGTTTCCATCCGATCCGCCTCAGATTCGCATCTCTGTCATTGTTTGTTCATCTCAGATCTACGTGGCCAAGGGCTTTCAGCCACCGTTGCTGCTCTTATCGCAACACCACACCTCCGTCGCTTGCACCGCCACCATTCTTGCACGTAGACGCACAAGATCATCGTCGCCG GTTGGGGTTATGGCTTTTGTCACAGGTTGAGCCCtcagagatatttttgaaatctATATCGAATGAAGTCACTAGCGTCGAAGTCATTTACCCTTCAAG TCTGAATGCACAACTTGTTCGCCGAAGATTAGGACATATTGCTCTGAG GGGAACAATTATCCACCGAAAATACTTATATGCTACAGTTTCATTGATTCCATTTTCCTCTACACTGATG GTTTTACCTTTGCCTAATATCGCATTCTTCTGGATTTCATTTCGGGCTTATTCTCATTGGAGAGCCCTTCAG GAAGAAAGTCCAAGATGGTGGTTAGTATCTTGCTAA